The region TCAAGTCAAAGCGCTGCACCCCGACCTGGTGCTGCTGGACATTGTCATGCCCCACATGACGGGCCTGGAGGTCGCGGCCCAGTTGAGAACCTGGCCTCACGCGCCGCACATTCTTTTTTTATCTTTGCATGACAACGATTCATACCGCACTGCGGCACGTGAACTCGGTGCTGTGTCCCTGGTGGGCAAAGCCAATTTTGTCGTTGACCTGATCCCCATCATCACCCAACTTGCAGCAACCATGGTCCGAACGCAACAAGAGACACCCGAACAAGACCCTCAACAACCTACAGAGGCGGCCACATGAACAACCTGTTTCACCGCCATCCAGAGCTTGTAGGGTGTCTGGCTTTCGGGCTGGTCAGCAGTGCCGCTGTGTTGTTGGCTGGTGGGCTGGACTGGCTGCCTGGCGTGTTGGCCTTGGTGATACTGGCATTGAGTGTGTTGCTCAGTATCAAACTGCAGTCATTGCGCTTGATCCAACAGCAGTCGATGGCCGATTACCTGACTGCCCAGGCCAACTTTGGCAAGGCAGTGATACCGGTCTGGCAAAACCACATTGAATCGTCGCGCAGTCAGATGGAATCTGCCGTGAATGCATTGTCAGAACGGTTTGGTGGCATTGTGGACAAGCTCGACACCGCCTTGCACACCGCCACCCGGTCCACCGACAGCATTGAGGGCAGTGGCTTGGGGGCACTTTTTAACCGCAGTGAAGCCGATTTGCGGGCCATGATTACGGTACAGGAATCCGCCATGGCCAGCATGGAAAACATGCTGGCCAAAGTGCAGGGGCTGGATCGCTTTATTGTGGAACTCCAGGACATGGCCTCTGACGTGGCCCGCATTGCCCAGCAAACCAACCTGCTGGCGCTGAATGCCGCTATTGAAGCGGCCCGTGCGGGTGAATTGGGCCGTGGTTTTGCGGTGGTAGCCAAAGAGTTCCGCATGTTGTCCAACCAATCGGGCGACACAGGTCGCAAAATCGCCGAAAAGGTCAACATCATCAACAGCGCCATCATCGACACCTGCACCGTGGTGCGTGAATCGGTATCGGCGGAAGATGGCTCCCTGCAAGCCGTGCATGCCACCATTGATCGGGTCATGAGTGACTTCAAAGGCGTGACCGAAGCCTTTCAGCACTCCAGTGACCTGTTGCAAACCGAGAGCATGAGTATCCAGGTTGAGGTGAACCAGGCGTTGGTCGAAATGCAGTTCCAGGATCGGGTAAGCCAGATCATGACGCAGGTACACAAGAACATGGACCGCCTGCCACAGATGCTGCAAGACCAAAGCCAGCACTACAGCCAAACCCAGTTGTTGCAAGCACCCGATGCCGAGCTGCTGTTAGCCGAGCTGAAGAAAACCTATGTGATGGCCGACCAGCACGTCATTCACGAAGGTGGCAAGGTTCAGCAAAGCGGCACCACCGACATCAGCTTTTTCTAGAGGATGAAAACATGGCAAAACTCATAATGGTCGTTGACGATTCCGCCTCCATGCGGCGGGTGGTCAGCATTGCACTCAAAGGTGCAGGCTATGACGTGATCGAGGGCTGCGACGGCAAAGACGCGCTCACCAAGCTCACCGGTCAAAAGGTGCACATGATCATCAGCGACGTGAACATGCCGGTCATGGATGGCATTGCCTTCCTGAAAGTCGTCAAACAAATGCCGGCCTATAAATTCACCCCGGTCATCATGCTCACCACCGAGTCGGCCGAAGAGAAAAAGCGCGAAGGCCAGGCCGCAGGCGCACGCGCCTGGGTGGTGAAACCGTTTCAACCCGAACAACTGGTCAACGCCGTGCAACGGCTGTGCCTGCCATGAACACCACCAACCCCCTGCGCATCCAGGGCGAGCTCACCATCTTTCGCGCGATGGAACTCAAGCCCTTGCTGCTGGCGGAACCGCCCATCGACGAGATTGATTTGTCCGGTGTCACTGATCTGGACACCGCGGGCGTGCAACTGCTGATGCTGGCCAAAAAAACCGCACGGCTGCAAAACCGCGATGTACGGCTGGTCGGGCACAGCCCGGCGGTGCTGGAGGTGTTTGAGCTACTCAACGTAGCGGCTTATTTTGGTGACCCTCTGGTGATGGATTCCAGCGCCAATGCTGCAACCCCAAGGAGCTGACATGGATATGGATGACGCACTGGAGACGTTCATTGTTGAATGTCGGGAATTGCTTGAAGACATGGAAACCGCCCTTCTGGCCGTGGAGGGTGAAGCAGAAAAAGACGAACTGATCAATGCCATCTTTCGCGCTGCCCACACGATCAAAGGCTCCAGCGGCCTGTTCGCCATGGACCATGTGGTGGCCTTTACCCATGTGGTGGAAAGTGTGCTCGACAAGGTGCGCGCAGGCAAGCTGGTGCTGGCGGACAAGCTGGTGGTGCTGATGCTGGCCTGCTGTGACCATCTGGGTGCGCTGGTGGACGGCATTGCCGCGGGTGAGCTACATGGCACACCCGAGCTGCAAGTCCAGGGTGAACCGCTGATAGTCCAATTACGCGCCTACCTGGATACTCCTAAAAAAGAAGCTACCAGCGCAATATCTACAAGCGCTACAGGCCAAAATGATGCTGAAAATGTGCAGCGTATCCATAGCGACAACGTTCACGCGGATCACTGGCACATTTCGGTGCGTTTTGGGGCCGATGTGCTGCGTAATGGCATGGACCCGCTGTCGTTTATTCGTTATCTCAATACCATGGGCAAGATTTCGGCGATTGAGACCCTGACCGATGCATTGCCAACAGCTGATTTGATGGACCCCGAGCTGTGTTACCTGGGGTTTGAGATGGCGTTTCAAACCCAGGTGGACAAAGCGGCCATTGAACGTGTGTTTGAGTTTGTGCGCGACGACTGCCGCTTGGTGATCCTGCCACCGCACAGCCGTATTTCCGAATACATCCGCCTGATCAGCCTGCAGCAAGGAGAAGCAGCCCGCCTGGGCGACATGCTGGTGCGTTGCGGCACGCTCACCGCCCAAGAGCTGGACATGGCACTCAACACCCAGGTGGATGTGCCTGCCAAACCCATCGGGACCATTTTGGTGGAACAAGGCTCGGTGCAGCCAGAGGTGGTGGAAGCTGCACTCACCAAGCAAAAGCAGGTCAAGGAAATGGGCGCGGCCGAGAGCAAATCCATCCGCGTGGATGCCGACAAGCTGGATCAGCTGATCAACCTGGTAGGTGAGCTGATCATTGCCGGGGCCAGTGTCAACATGATTGCCCACCGCTCCAAGGTGATTGAGCTGACGGAAGCCACCTCCAAACTGGCCACGCTGGTGGAAGAAGTGCGCGACAGCGCCCTGCAATTACGCATGGTGCGTATTGGGGCCACCTTCAGCCGCTTTCAGCGCGTGGTGCACGATGTGTCGCGTGACCTGGGCAAAGATGTGGCGCTGGTCATTGACGGCGAAGACACCGAGCTGGACAAAACCGTGGTCGAGAAAATTGGCGACCCGTTGATGCATCTGGTGCGTAACAGCATGGACCACGGCATTGAGAGCGCCGAGGTACGCCAACAACGCGGCAAACCAACACAAGGCACCTTGAAGCTCAATGCCTTTCACGACAGTGGCGCGATTGTGATTACCGTACAAGACGACGGCGGGGGTCTGAAAAAAGACCGTATTCTGGCCAAAGCCATCGAGCGTGGGCTGGTTGAGCCGGGTCACCACTTGAGCGACAGTGAAATTTATGCACTGATCTTTGAGCCCGGTTTTTCTACCGCCGAGAAGGTCACCAACCTGTCTGGCCGGGGCGTGGGGCTGGATGTGGTCAAACGCAACATCACCGCCCTGCGCGGGACGGTAGGCATTGCCAGTGAAGAAGGTGTGGGCACCAAGGTGACGGTACGCCTGCCGCTGACACTGGCCATCATTGACGGCTTCCTGGTCGGCGTAGACAAGGCGGTGTATGCCATTCCGCTGGACATGATCGAAGAGTGTGTGGCCTACAGCGCCGAGCCAGGGCACGACTACACCAACCTGCGTGGTCAGGTGCTGCCCTTCATCCGCCTGCGCGAACTGTTCTCGGTTCCAGGCAAACCGGCCAAGGGCGAAAACATCGTGGTACTCAAACACGCCGGGCAAAAAGCCGGGCTGGTGGTGGACACCTTGCTGGGCGAGTTTCAGACCGTGATCAAACCGCTGGGCCAGATGTTTGCGCAGAGTAAATGCATCAGCGGCTCCACCATTCTGGGCAGCGGCGATGTGGCCCTGATTCTGGATGTGCCGCAACTGGTGCGCCGCAGCATCAACGCCGTAAAAACTGGCATGCCAGCATCTAGCCGCGTCGAGCAATACGAGGGGCAGACACCATGAACAGACGCACCGACAACAGGGATATGCAGTCCGCAAGACATCGTCCATGGGCCAAGGGATATGTCAGTCAACTTGTGAGCACATTCTTTTTAAGTATTTATTGTGCAGATGAACAGCAAGCGGGTTTCCAAATTTAAAGAGGAATCATCATGTTTTCAAATTTAAAAATCTCGATGAGACTGGCACTTTCATTCATTGTGGTTTTATCACTCACCCTGTTTATTGGCCTGTTTTCCGTATTTGAATTAGGGAAAGTTAACCAGACCTCGACGGACATGGAAATCAACTGGATGCCCAGTGTCCGTGTCACCTCGGCGCTGGATACCAATGTTTCTGATTTTCGAATTGCCGAGCTACAGCACATTTTGTCCACAGATGACAAGGACATGAGCAAATACGAGCAAGACCTCTCAAAAATAACATCGGTCATTGAAAAGAATAGAAGTGAATACGAAAAATTAATATCCTCAGCTGAGGAAAGAAAAATATATGACTTGTTCACAAGCAACTGGAATGACTATTTAGCAGAACACAACAAACTGCTTGCCCTATCCCGGGCCAATAAAAACGATGAGGCCAAAGCACTGATCCGCGGGAATTCGCAAAAACAATTCGACGAGGCCAGCATTGACCTGCAAAAATTGGTCGAATTGAATGTAGAGGGCGGCAAAGATTCCAGCAAAACTGGCGATGCACTGTATGCCTCATCGCGCATGTGGATCTTTGGTGCTTTGATTGCTGCTGTGCTGTTAGGTGCTGGGTTGGCATTCATGGTTGTGCGCAGCATCACCGGCCCCACCAGGCGGATCGTTGAGAGTGCGGACAAGATGGCCGCTGGCGATTTCAGCTTCAAACTCGAACTCAACAGCAAGGACGAAATGGGCATGCTGGCCAATGCGATGCGCAGCCTGCAAGGCGCGGTACAAGCCATGACCGCTGATGCTGTTCTGCTGTCCAAAGCCGCGGTGGAAGGCAAACTGGCCACCCGAGCCGATGCCAGCAAGCACCAGGGTGACTTCCAGGGCATTGTCAAAGGGGTCAACGACACCCTCGACGCTGTCATCACCCCCTTGAACGTGGCCGCAGGCTATGTGGATCGCATCGCCAAAGGCGAAACCCCACCCAAGATCACCGACACCTATAACGGTGACTTCAATACCCTCAAAAACAACCTGAACGCCTGCATTGATGCCATCAACGCCCAAGCCACTTCCGCCCAGGGCATTGCCGACGGCAACCTGGGTGTGACCATCAACGTGCGCTCAGAATCCGACGTGGTCGCCAAGAGCCTGGTGGGCATCACCAAAGTGCTGCAAAGCCTGCAGACCGAGCTGCAACGCCTGACCGTGGCGTCCAAAGACGGACTCCTTTCCGAGCGTGGCAAACCCGAGCAATTCAAGGGGGCCTATGCCGAAGTGATTGGTGGGGTGAATCAAATGCTCGATGCCATCTTGCTGCCCATTGGCGAAGGCAACCGTGTGCTCAGCCTGATCCGTGGCGGCAACCTGCGCGAACGGGTGGAGATTGCCTGCAAGGGTGACCACGACAAGATGAAGCAAGCCATCAACGGCGTACACGCCTGGTTGAGCGAACTGATTACCTATGTGACGAAAGTAGCCAATGGCGACATGACCGCGACCATGGGCAAAGCTTCCAACGACGACCAGATTCACGAATACCTGGTTCTTCTGAAACAAAATATCCAGAACCTGGTGGCCGACACCAACATGCTGTCCAAGGCCGCCCTGGCTGGAAAATTTGAAACTAGAGCCGATGCCAGCAAGCATCAGGGTGACTTCTACAAAGTCATCGCCGGAACCAATGGCACGCTGGATGTGGTGGTCGACAAACTGGAGTGGTATCGCTCCATCATTGATGCCGTTCCGTTCCCGATCCACGTGATTGATCTGGACATGAAATGGACTTACCTCAACAAGGCGTTCGAGAAACTGATGGTCGAGCGCGGTTATGTGCGCGACCGCCAGGACGCAGTAGGCCGCCCCTGCTCCACGGCCAATGCCAACATCTGTAACACCAAGAACTGCGGCATCATGCAGCTCAAGAGTGGCGTCAAGGAAAGCTTCTTTGACTGGGGCAACCTGAAGTGCAAACAAGACACCGCCAACGTGCTCAATGCCAAAGGTGAGGCGGTGGGCTATGTGGAAACCGTGACCGATCTCTCCGCAACCCTGGGTGTCAAGAGTTACACCGAAAAAGAAGTGCAGCGCGTCGCCATGAACCTGGAGCGCCTGAGCAGTGGTGACCTCAACCTGGATCTGCAGACACAAGAAGCAGATCAATACACGCTGGAAGTCAAAACCCAGTTTGGCAAAATCAACAAGAGCTTCCAGCAAGTCGGGGTGTCGCTCAATGCACTGGTGGCCGATGCCACCATGCTGTCCGAGGCCGCCGTGGGCGGCAAACTCGCCACCCGGGCCGATGCCAGCAAACACCATGGCGAGTACCAGAAAGTCGTCAAAGGGGTCAATGACACGCTGGATGCCGTGATTGGCCCACTGAACGTGGCCGCAGGCTATGTGGATCGCATCTCCAAGGGCGATATTCCACAGAAGATCACCGACACCTACAACGGCGACTTCAACACCCTCAAAAACAACCTCAACACCTGCGTGGATTCGGTCAATGCGCTGGTGGCCGATGCCAACCTGCTGGCCAAGGCGGCGGTAGACGGCAAACTCGCCACCCGGGCCGATGCCAGCAAACACCAGGGCGACTTCCGCAAAGTGGTGGCCGGTGTCAACGACACGCTGGATGCGGTCATAGGCCCGCTGAACGTGGCCGCAGGTTATGTGGATCGCATTGCCAAAGGCGAAACCCCGTCCAAGATCACCGACACCTACAACGGTGACTTCAACGTGCTCAAGAACAACCTGAACGCCTGCATTGAGGCTATCAATGCCCAGGCGGCTTCGGCTCAAGGCATTGCCGACGGCAACCTGGATGTGGCCATCAACGTACGCTGCGAGTCCGACGTGGTGGCCAAGAGCCTGGTGGGCATCACCAAGGTGCTGATGAACCTGCAAACCGAGCTGCTGCGTCTGACCCAGGCCTCCAAAGAAGGATTGTTGTCCGAGCGCGGCAAACCCGCACAGTTCAAGGGAGCCTATGCCGATGTGATCAAAGGGGTCAACGAGATGCTTGATGCCATTCTGCTGCCCATTGGTGAGGGCAACCGCATCCTGGCGCAAATCTCCGAAGGCAAGCTCGACGAGCTGATTGCCCAGACCTACAAGGGCGATCACGAGAAGATGAAGCAGGCCATCAACAACGTGGCCAAGGCCGTTAACGCCTTGGCCGCCGATGCCAACCTGTTGTCACAAGCAGCGGTGGGTGGCAAGCTTGATGTCCGCGCCGATGCCAGCAAACACCTGGGTGACTACCGCAAGGTGGTCAACGGCTTGAACGAGGTGATGGTGGCCGTCAGCACCCCGGTGCAAGAGCTGACCCATGTGCTGGGAGCCATGGAAGGCGGCGACCTGACCCAGTCGATGAAGAAAAACTACGAGGGCACCTGGGACGACCTGAAGTCTGCGGTCAACAACATGCTCAAAAAATTGACGGACGTGGTCACCGATGTGAACTCTGGCGCACAGGCCCTGGCCAGCGCCTCTGAAGAAGTCAGTGCCACCGCGCAGTCTTTGAGCCAGGCCGCCAGTGAACAAGCGGCCGGGGTGGAAGAAACCTCTTCCAGCATTGAAGAGATGACCTCCAGCATTGCGCAAAACACCGAAAACGCCAAAATCACCGACGGCATGGCCAGCAAGGCGGCCAAGGATGCAGCGGATGGTGGCGAAGCGGTGAATGCCACGGTGGAGGCCATGAAACAGATCGCCAAGAAAATCGGCATCATCGACGACATTGCCGCGCAAACCAACCTGCTGGCGCTGAACGCCGCCATTGAAGCTGCCCGTGCGGGTGAACACGGCAAGGGTTTTGCCGTGGTGGCCGCCGAAGTGCGCAAACTGGCCGAGCGCAGCCAGGTGGCGGCACAGGAGATCAGCGAAGTGGCCAGTAGCAGCGTGGAACTGGCCGAAAAAGCGGGCCGATTGTTGGCCGAGATCGTGCCCAACATCCGCAAAACCAGTGACCTGGTGCAGGAGATTACCGCCGCCAGCACCGAACAAAGCAGTGGTGTCGGGCAGATCAACGGTGCGGTGAGCCAGCTCAACCAGACCACCCAGCAAAACGCCAGCAGCTCCGAAGAGTTGGCTGCCACTTCCGAGGAAATGAGCAGTCAGGCCGAACAATTACAGCAAACCATGGCCTTCTTCAAACTCGAGGGTGGTCCAAGTCGTGGCAAGGTCGTGGTTGGCAAGCTGCACAAGAGCACCGCCAGCACCAGAGTCACCACGGCCAAACCGGCGGTGTCGCATCTGTCGACCAGTGACGCAGGTGATCTGGATGAATCCCAGTTCACCAAGTTCTAAGCGGAGCAGACCATGAGTGCATTGGTCAAAGCTGACAAAGGGGCATCTTCCAGGCAACTGGCGGCGCAAGCCGCCGTGGAAGAAAAGCAATACCTGACCTTCATGCTGGGCGGTGAGATGTTCTCGCTGGGCATTCTGTGCATCAAGGAAATCATCTGGTACGCCAACCTGACCGAGGTACCGATGATGCCCGCCTGCGTCCGCGGGGTCATCAATCTGCGGGGGGCGGTGGTGCCGGTGATGGACTTGTCCATCCGCTTTGGCAAACCAAGCACCCCGGTCATCAAAAGCAGCTGCATCGTGATTGTGGAAGTGCCCACGGCCGTAGAGGGCGAACACCAGAACATGGGCATTGTGGTGGATTCGGTGCAGGCGGTGCTGGAAATCCCCTCCAGTGAGATTGAGCCTGCCCCGACCTTTGGTGCCAAGATCCGGCTCGACTTCATTGAAGGCATTGCCAAAATGAATGGCAAGTTTGTGATTCTGCTGAACGTCAACCGGGTGTTGTCGATGGAAGAAATTGGGCAAATGGGGCAGGCTGCGGCGGTGGTTGAGATGACCACAACTTGAGTCAGCCGCAAGAGGGGTATCCGAGGAGGTTTGCGGGTAGAAATACCAAGGTTAATGGATAGAAAACTATAAAAAATGTAGCTTACTACGCAATATTTATAAGGGCTATAGGCATATTAGATTCAAAAATGACAGTAGTTGTGAATTTTCATGTCATAGGTTTTGGAATCCGCGTCAGTCGTAATTTTTTAAATAGGGATAAGTATGTTTGCAAATATGAAAATTGGCCTGCGTCTGACGCTGGGTTTTGTCATTGTGCTGGTTCTGATGGCTGCGCTTGCCTTTGTCGGCATCAACGGCATGACCAATGTGCAGGGGCGACTTGATGGGATCGTTAATGACGACATGGTCAAAATCAAGCTCAATTCAGAGCTATCGGAGGCGGTGCACATCGCTGTACGGCTCACCCGTACGATGATTCTGGTGGATGAT is a window of Rhodoferax lithotrophicus DNA encoding:
- a CDS encoding STAS domain-containing protein; amino-acid sequence: MNTTNPLRIQGELTIFRAMELKPLLLAEPPIDEIDLSGVTDLDTAGVQLLMLAKKTARLQNRDVRLVGHSPAVLEVFELLNVAAYFGDPLVMDSSANAATPRS
- a CDS encoding response regulator; its protein translation is MSLRILLVDDNLTFMTAVSQCLALLPNTEVVGQVTSGAEALIQVKALHPDLVLLDIVMPHMTGLEVAAQLRTWPHAPHILFLSLHDNDSYRTAARELGAVSLVGKANFVVDLIPIITQLAATMVRTQQETPEQDPQQPTEAAT
- a CDS encoding chemotaxis protein CheW encodes the protein MSALVKADKGASSRQLAAQAAVEEKQYLTFMLGGEMFSLGILCIKEIIWYANLTEVPMMPACVRGVINLRGAVVPVMDLSIRFGKPSTPVIKSSCIVIVEVPTAVEGEHQNMGIVVDSVQAVLEIPSSEIEPAPTFGAKIRLDFIEGIAKMNGKFVILLNVNRVLSMEEIGQMGQAAAVVEMTTT
- a CDS encoding chemotaxis protein CheA codes for the protein MDMDDALETFIVECRELLEDMETALLAVEGEAEKDELINAIFRAAHTIKGSSGLFAMDHVVAFTHVVESVLDKVRAGKLVLADKLVVLMLACCDHLGALVDGIAAGELHGTPELQVQGEPLIVQLRAYLDTPKKEATSAISTSATGQNDAENVQRIHSDNVHADHWHISVRFGADVLRNGMDPLSFIRYLNTMGKISAIETLTDALPTADLMDPELCYLGFEMAFQTQVDKAAIERVFEFVRDDCRLVILPPHSRISEYIRLISLQQGEAARLGDMLVRCGTLTAQELDMALNTQVDVPAKPIGTILVEQGSVQPEVVEAALTKQKQVKEMGAAESKSIRVDADKLDQLINLVGELIIAGASVNMIAHRSKVIELTEATSKLATLVEEVRDSALQLRMVRIGATFSRFQRVVHDVSRDLGKDVALVIDGEDTELDKTVVEKIGDPLMHLVRNSMDHGIESAEVRQQRGKPTQGTLKLNAFHDSGAIVITVQDDGGGLKKDRILAKAIERGLVEPGHHLSDSEIYALIFEPGFSTAEKVTNLSGRGVGLDVVKRNITALRGTVGIASEEGVGTKVTVRLPLTLAIIDGFLVGVDKAVYAIPLDMIEECVAYSAEPGHDYTNLRGQVLPFIRLRELFSVPGKPAKGENIVVLKHAGQKAGLVVDTLLGEFQTVIKPLGQMFAQSKCISGSTILGSGDVALILDVPQLVRRSINAVKTGMPASSRVEQYEGQTP
- a CDS encoding methyl-accepting chemotaxis protein: MNNLFHRHPELVGCLAFGLVSSAAVLLAGGLDWLPGVLALVILALSVLLSIKLQSLRLIQQQSMADYLTAQANFGKAVIPVWQNHIESSRSQMESAVNALSERFGGIVDKLDTALHTATRSTDSIEGSGLGALFNRSEADLRAMITVQESAMASMENMLAKVQGLDRFIVELQDMASDVARIAQQTNLLALNAAIEAARAGELGRGFAVVAKEFRMLSNQSGDTGRKIAEKVNIINSAIIDTCTVVRESVSAEDGSLQAVHATIDRVMSDFKGVTEAFQHSSDLLQTESMSIQVEVNQALVEMQFQDRVSQIMTQVHKNMDRLPQMLQDQSQHYSQTQLLQAPDAELLLAELKKTYVMADQHVIHEGGKVQQSGTTDISFF
- a CDS encoding response regulator gives rise to the protein MAKLIMVVDDSASMRRVVSIALKGAGYDVIEGCDGKDALTKLTGQKVHMIISDVNMPVMDGIAFLKVVKQMPAYKFTPVIMLTTESAEEKKREGQAAGARAWVVKPFQPEQLVNAVQRLCLP